From Micromonospora nigra, one genomic window encodes:
- a CDS encoding VOC family protein: MIDHLGIQVRDLATSAAFYDTVLAPLGGRRLLDYPEAIGFGTTEPDFWVSPATDEGPGRENHVAFTAPDRAAVQAFHDAAVAAGAQVLHAPRTWPEYHPHYFGAFVRDPDGNNVEAVCHLPG, encoded by the coding sequence ATGATCGACCACCTCGGCATCCAGGTCCGCGACCTGGCCACCAGCGCCGCGTTCTACGACACCGTCCTCGCCCCGCTGGGCGGCAGGCGGCTGCTCGACTATCCGGAGGCGATCGGCTTCGGCACCACCGAGCCGGACTTCTGGGTCAGCCCGGCGACCGACGAGGGCCCCGGCCGCGAGAACCACGTGGCGTTCACCGCGCCCGACCGCGCCGCCGTGCAGGCGTTCCACGACGCGGCGGTCGCGGCCGGCGCACAGGTGCTGCACGCGCCCCGGACCTGGCCCGAATACCACCCCCACTACTTCGGCGCGTTCGTCCGCGACCCCGACGGCAACAACGTCGAGGCGGTCTGCCACCTGCCCGGTTGA
- a CDS encoding MarR family winged helix-turn-helix transcriptional regulator, which produces MTEETLGLLGGALGDLHRVLRRAATQRAGRVALPDAQVEVLLLVQRQPGIGVREAAERLGTAPNTVSTLVGELTGAGLLRRERDPADRRSVRLDLTDAARDRITAHQRHRRDLLAAALAGLDAPEREQLLAAAPALRHLADRVADQARSAVGPPGRV; this is translated from the coding sequence GTGACGGAGGAGACGCTGGGCCTGCTCGGTGGGGCACTGGGCGACCTGCACCGGGTGCTGCGCCGGGCGGCGACCCAGCGCGCCGGCCGGGTCGCCCTGCCCGACGCCCAGGTCGAGGTGCTGCTGCTCGTGCAGCGGCAACCGGGGATCGGCGTCCGGGAGGCCGCCGAACGCCTCGGCACCGCCCCCAACACGGTCAGCACGCTGGTCGGCGAGCTGACCGGCGCGGGCCTGCTGCGCCGCGAGCGCGACCCCGCCGACCGGCGTAGCGTCCGACTCGACCTGACCGACGCGGCGCGGGACCGCATCACCGCCCACCAGCGACACCGGCGGGACCTGCTCGCCGCCGCGCTCGCCGGGCTGGACGCCCCGGAGCGGGAACAGCTCCTGGCCGCCGCCCCCGCCCTGCGGCACCTCGCCGACCGGGTCGCCGACCAGGCCAGGAGCGCCGTCGGCCCACCGGGACGAGTCTGA
- a CDS encoding multidrug effflux MFS transporter: protein MPHAAAPPAPPDARVAAPTGRAAVVLLVLLGSLTAVGPLSLDTYLPAFPEMTGDLSASQAQIQLSLTTCLVGMALGQLVTGPLSDRWGRRRPVLVGVGAYTILSLVCAAVPTAETLAAARLAQGFAGGMGVVVARAVVRDLYQGRDAAKYFSRLILIFGVAPMAAPAFGSLVLRFGDWRTVFVALAVIGALLTAAVATRLPETLPATRRSAGGLTAVAAAGRALLTDRIFVGYALTQGLAFAGLFAYISGSSFVLQDVFGLSGTAFSLIFGANALALVAVGQLNARLLDRFDPRPLLVRTLGVSVAAALAVLAGAMLGSLPLVIVALFVFVGTLGMVMPNGTALALDRHPARAGTAAALLGAIQSVVGAVAAPLVGLGGEGSAVPMGVVIGASTVASLAVLLTVARSARPVTGHRP from the coding sequence ATGCCGCACGCCGCCGCGCCGCCCGCACCCCCGGACGCCCGGGTCGCCGCCCCCACCGGCCGGGCCGCCGTCGTGCTGCTCGTGCTGCTGGGTTCCCTCACCGCCGTCGGGCCGCTGTCGCTGGACACCTACCTGCCGGCCTTCCCCGAGATGACCGGCGACCTGTCGGCCAGCCAGGCGCAGATCCAGCTCTCCCTGACCACCTGCCTGGTCGGCATGGCCCTCGGGCAGCTCGTCACCGGCCCGCTGTCCGACCGCTGGGGGCGGCGACGACCGGTGCTGGTCGGCGTCGGGGCGTACACGATCCTGTCGCTGGTCTGCGCGGCCGTACCCACCGCCGAGACCCTGGCCGCGGCGCGTCTCGCGCAGGGCTTCGCCGGCGGCATGGGTGTCGTCGTGGCCCGCGCCGTCGTCCGCGACCTCTACCAGGGGCGGGACGCCGCGAAGTACTTCTCCCGACTCATCCTGATCTTCGGTGTCGCGCCGATGGCCGCCCCCGCCTTCGGCAGCCTCGTGCTGCGCTTCGGCGACTGGCGTACCGTCTTCGTCGCCCTCGCCGTCATCGGCGCGCTCCTCACGGCCGCCGTCGCGACGCGACTGCCCGAGACGCTGCCGGCGACCCGGCGCAGCGCCGGTGGCCTGACCGCCGTCGCCGCCGCCGGCCGCGCACTGCTCACCGACCGGATCTTCGTCGGGTACGCGCTGACCCAGGGCCTCGCCTTCGCCGGGCTGTTCGCCTACATCTCCGGATCGTCGTTCGTCCTCCAGGACGTGTTCGGCCTCTCCGGCACCGCGTTCAGCCTGATCTTCGGTGCCAACGCCCTCGCCCTGGTCGCCGTGGGCCAGCTCAACGCCCGGCTGCTCGACCGGTTCGACCCGCGCCCCCTGCTCGTGCGTACCCTCGGCGTCAGCGTGGCCGCCGCCCTCGCCGTGCTCGCCGGGGCGATGCTCGGCAGCCTGCCGCTGGTGATCGTGGCGCTGTTCGTCTTCGTCGGCACCCTGGGCATGGTGATGCCCAACGGCACGGCCCTCGCCCTGGACCGCCACCCGGCCCGTGCCGGCACGGCCGCCGCGCTGCTCGGCGCGATCCAGTCGGTGGTCGGCGCGGTGGCGGCACCGCTGGTGGGGCTCGGCGGGGAGGGCAGCGCGGTGCCGATGGGGGTGGTGATCGGCGCGTCGACGGTCGCGTCCCTCGCCGTCCTGCTCACTGTCGCCCGTTCCGCGCGGCCGGTGACCGGTCACCGGCCCTGA
- a CDS encoding alpha/beta hydrolase family protein, translating to MTDATSDEIRPAALTPPSSCAIGWQPSALAPVFWGWHEYGPADSAPTRVRVFHPSIDTSPNTAQLLSGCGRYPLIVFAHGYCAQDTNHYQRWFRTPAALARCGYIVAVPELPDIHVHPARSPGTQQVLADTVTWMRQGWPGKAVLLPAAKTGLAGHSYGALHAGILATRIQVAAVASLSGVWNDWQPGYGTKPIHQGTVPRLLTWGVDDFGATLDAPSWNAIAKPKHRAVYGNADHYDYFPYNQNVPCRTSSGPCPHVGIATDDLLMMFFANYLPPELWPDLPGRIPDNLVPPPLNLPPEKAFYAGNHLNGLSIFNGNSSCSVSLSVELPLDKTVPNVRESLRPQADQAVRAAGLVPVFTGSTSPGAWVASQSPAGGTKVVANSTVTMTMQSGPLP from the coding sequence GTGACCGACGCAACCTCCGACGAGATCCGACCCGCCGCCCTCACCCCACCGTCCAGCTGCGCCATCGGCTGGCAACCGAGCGCCCTGGCCCCCGTCTTCTGGGGCTGGCACGAGTACGGGCCCGCCGACAGCGCGCCCACCCGCGTCCGGGTGTTCCACCCGAGCATCGACACCAGCCCGAACACGGCGCAGCTGCTCAGCGGCTGCGGCCGGTACCCGCTGATCGTCTTCGCCCACGGCTACTGTGCCCAGGACACGAACCACTACCAACGCTGGTTCCGCACCCCGGCGGCGCTGGCCCGCTGCGGCTACATCGTCGCCGTACCCGAGCTGCCGGACATCCACGTGCACCCCGCCCGGAGCCCCGGCACCCAGCAGGTGCTCGCCGACACCGTGACCTGGATGCGGCAGGGCTGGCCCGGCAAGGCCGTGCTGCTCCCCGCCGCGAAGACCGGCCTGGCCGGCCACTCCTACGGTGCGTTGCACGCCGGCATCCTCGCCACCCGCATCCAGGTCGCCGCCGTCGCGTCGCTCAGCGGCGTGTGGAACGACTGGCAGCCCGGCTACGGCACCAAACCCATCCACCAGGGCACCGTGCCCCGCCTGCTGACCTGGGGCGTCGACGACTTCGGCGCCACCCTCGACGCCCCGAGCTGGAACGCCATCGCCAAGCCCAAGCACCGGGCCGTCTACGGCAACGCCGACCACTACGACTACTTCCCGTACAACCAGAACGTGCCCTGCCGGACGAGCAGCGGGCCGTGCCCACACGTCGGCATCGCCACCGACGACCTGCTGATGATGTTCTTCGCCAACTACCTGCCGCCGGAGCTGTGGCCCGACCTGCCCGGCCGCATCCCCGACAACCTCGTCCCGCCGCCGCTGAACCTTCCCCCCGAGAAGGCGTTCTACGCCGGCAACCATCTCAACGGCCTGTCCATCTTCAACGGCAACTCGTCGTGCAGCGTCTCCCTCTCGGTGGAGCTGCCGCTGGACAAGACCGTCCCGAACGTTCGCGAAAGCCTGCGCCCGCAGGCCGACCAGGCCGTACGGGCCGCCGGCCTGGTGCCCGTCTTCACCGGGTCGACCAGTCCGGGCGCGTGGGTGGCGAGCCAGTCACCGGCGGGCGGGACGAAGGTGGTCGCGAACAGCACGGTCACCATGACCATGCAGAGCGGCCCACTTCCGTAA
- the darG gene encoding type II toxin-antitoxin system antitoxin DNA ADP-ribosyl glycohydrolase DarG, with product MIVVSHGNLLTADAEALVNTVNTVGVMGKGIALQFKRAFPANYAAYRAACAAGDVELGKMFVFDSARLGARRYVINFPTKGHWRAASKITDIESGIVDLVRVVRELEICSVAVPALGCGNGGLDWEQVRPLIERAFAALPDVRVLLFPPEGAPAPAEMPVATPKPPLTPGRATLLRAIERYLEQSRTLEPRDGVTTLEIQKLSYFLQVLGEPLRLRFTQGQYGPYAESLNHVLDLLEGHYLVGFGDRSSRVEDFQPIVLTEGTGEAVARWCESANQSPAALDRLADLVEGFEAPYSLELLATVHFAAQTNPPTHDLDELIERVQGWSRRKARLFTRAHITTVYERLMQARLLPALSSSTA from the coding sequence GTGATAGTCGTCAGTCATGGCAACCTGCTGACCGCCGACGCCGAAGCCCTCGTCAACACCGTCAACACGGTGGGGGTCATGGGCAAGGGCATCGCTCTCCAGTTCAAGCGCGCCTTCCCCGCGAACTACGCGGCCTACCGGGCGGCCTGCGCCGCCGGGGACGTCGAGCTCGGCAAGATGTTCGTGTTCGACTCCGCCCGCCTCGGTGCCCGCCGATATGTGATCAACTTTCCGACCAAGGGGCACTGGCGCGCCGCCTCGAAGATCACTGACATCGAGTCCGGCATCGTCGATCTCGTCCGGGTCGTCCGCGAGTTGGAGATCTGCTCCGTCGCGGTGCCCGCGCTCGGCTGCGGCAACGGCGGCCTCGACTGGGAACAGGTTCGCCCCCTGATCGAGCGTGCCTTCGCCGCACTGCCCGACGTACGGGTGCTGCTGTTCCCGCCCGAGGGCGCTCCCGCACCGGCTGAAATGCCGGTCGCCACTCCAAAGCCGCCGCTTACGCCCGGACGCGCCACACTCCTGCGTGCCATCGAGCGCTACCTTGAACAGTCGCGCACCCTGGAACCCCGGGATGGCGTCACCACCCTGGAGATCCAAAAACTCAGCTATTTCCTCCAAGTGCTGGGGGAGCCGCTGCGTCTCCGCTTCACCCAAGGGCAGTACGGCCCCTACGCCGAGAGCCTGAACCACGTGCTCGATCTACTCGAGGGGCACTACCTCGTCGGCTTCGGCGACCGCTCGTCCCGCGTCGAGGATTTCCAGCCCATCGTGCTCACCGAGGGCACCGGCGAGGCAGTGGCTCGCTGGTGCGAATCAGCGAACCAGTCGCCGGCAGCCCTCGATCGCCTGGCCGATCTCGTTGAGGGCTTCGAGGCGCCGTACAGCCTCGAACTCCTGGCCACCGTACACTTCGCCGCGCAGACGAATCCCCCGACTCACGACCTCGACGAGTTGATCGAGCGCGTCCAGGGGTGGAGCAGGCGTAAGGCCCGCCTGTTCACCCGCGCACACATCACCACTGTCTACGAGCGGCTCATGCAAGCCCGGCTACTGCCGGCTCTCTCTTCGTCGACCGCCTGA
- a CDS encoding DUF4433 domain-containing protein: MSTNTLILHFTHVDNLPGILAAGRLFPDGAVGQRLATDVGAIDIKARRRSRPVPCLPGGFVSDYVPFYFAGRSPMMYRIACEHRDGVVGRYPDGDRVRRRSAEFLVHREFPLDLLTGYAVRTQERREQVTRVLRTAGIIDAYVGVRGDWYYGYRRGEVR, encoded by the coding sequence GTGAGCACCAATACCCTGATCCTGCACTTCACCCACGTCGACAATCTGCCGGGCATCCTCGCCGCCGGTCGACTGTTCCCCGACGGCGCAGTCGGGCAGCGCCTAGCCACGGACGTCGGCGCAATCGACATCAAGGCGCGTCGACGAAGCCGCCCGGTTCCCTGCCTGCCCGGTGGCTTCGTGTCAGATTATGTCCCGTTCTACTTCGCTGGCCGCTCGCCGATGATGTACCGAATCGCCTGCGAGCACCGCGACGGAGTAGTGGGGCGTTATCCGGACGGGGACCGGGTCCGGAGACGGTCGGCCGAGTTCCTCGTACACCGTGAGTTTCCTCTCGACCTGCTGACCGGCTACGCCGTACGCACGCAGGAACGGCGGGAACAGGTGACGCGCGTCCTGCGTACGGCTGGCATCATCGACGCATACGTTGGTGTCAGGGGGGACTGGTACTACGGATACCGCAGAGGGGAGGTGCGCTGA
- a CDS encoding AAA family ATPase, with product MSALGVPPAVEAERVIAAVLADLRSGAHRGVVVDSPPGAGKSTLVVRAAVELAAAGESLIIVAQTNEQVDDLIDRLAGKAPELRIGRLSATDYQPSARVRAHEQVRVGAKVTDLGGPTVVIGTAAKWATVSEGSWPWAIVDEAYQMRSDALLRVAGRFDRALFVGDPGQLDPFSTVETVRWAGLTWDPMQSAVAVLLRHNPDLPVHRLPVSWRLPASAAPVVAQAFYPFTGFRAGTGPRERALHLPGPGAGDALDVTVETAARTGWALHELPARHTPRTDSEAAAACAALALRALARGAVAVSEQAPGGAPVTADRIAVGAAHRDQVAAVRAQLGEAGADITVDTANRLQGREYDLTIVLHPLSGRRDATAFHLESGRLCVLTSRHRHACVVVARAGIADLLDAHPSTEPARLDLPVKFPDGWVANQTILALLESR from the coding sequence ATGTCGGCGCTGGGGGTGCCACCCGCCGTCGAGGCCGAACGGGTGATCGCCGCCGTGCTCGCCGACCTGCGCTCCGGCGCGCACCGGGGCGTGGTGGTCGACTCGCCGCCCGGGGCCGGCAAGTCGACCCTCGTGGTGCGGGCCGCCGTGGAGCTGGCTGCCGCCGGCGAGTCGTTGATCATCGTCGCGCAGACCAACGAGCAGGTCGACGATCTCATCGACCGGCTGGCCGGCAAGGCCCCCGAACTGCGCATCGGCCGGCTGTCCGCCACCGACTACCAGCCCTCGGCGCGGGTGCGGGCCCACGAGCAGGTCCGGGTCGGTGCGAAGGTCACCGACCTGGGCGGCCCCACTGTCGTCATCGGTACGGCCGCCAAGTGGGCCACGGTCAGCGAGGGATCCTGGCCGTGGGCGATCGTGGACGAGGCGTACCAGATGCGCTCGGACGCCCTGTTGCGCGTGGCCGGCAGGTTCGACCGGGCCCTGTTCGTGGGCGATCCCGGGCAGCTCGATCCGTTCTCGACGGTGGAGACGGTGCGTTGGGCGGGGCTCACCTGGGATCCGATGCAGTCGGCGGTGGCGGTGCTGCTGCGACACAACCCCGACCTGCCCGTGCACCGGTTGCCCGTGTCGTGGCGGCTGCCCGCGTCGGCGGCGCCCGTGGTCGCGCAGGCGTTCTACCCGTTCACCGGGTTCCGCGCCGGCACCGGGCCCCGGGAACGCGCCCTGCACCTGCCCGGACCAGGTGCCGGTGACGCGCTGGACGTGACCGTCGAGACGGCCGCCCGCACCGGCTGGGCGTTGCACGAACTGCCGGCCCGGCACACTCCGCGTACCGACTCGGAGGCCGCCGCCGCGTGCGCCGCGCTCGCCCTGCGGGCGTTGGCGCGCGGTGCGGTCGCGGTCTCCGAGCAGGCCCCCGGCGGCGCACCCGTGACGGCGGACCGGATCGCTGTCGGGGCTGCCCACCGCGACCAGGTCGCGGCCGTCCGCGCCCAGCTCGGCGAGGCCGGCGCGGACATCACCGTCGACACCGCCAACCGGCTTCAGGGCCGCGAGTACGACCTGACGATCGTCCTGCATCCGCTGTCCGGGCGCCGTGACGCGACCGCGTTCCACCTGGAGTCGGGGCGGCTGTGCGTGCTGACCTCCCGACATCGGCACGCCTGCGTCGTGGTGGCCCGCGCCGGAATCGCCGATCTCCTCGACGCGCATCCGTCGACGGAACCGGCGCGCCTCGACCTGCCGGTGAAGTTCCCCGACGGGTGGGTGGCGAACCAGACGATCCTGGCCCTGCTGGAGAGCCGGTAG
- a CDS encoding cellulose binding domain-containing protein: MRARRVTTIAVAVAGLLGVLAVGVAHAADEPALTTPGAPVVVANEPHRLTLTWTPSTWAGEPAGDAPIVHEVRAKLGPNVYRSLGTTTGTSITLTTIAPGSDYQLTIGAYTNNGYSFDSPATPVRTAYGLAKVSYLNLDWSPTDNQIQHAVQVVNTGAAPLDLTSVRVRYHVTFEGGNTSLVANCDWAAVGCDTVTRTIQFFPPPLPPGGPGGGPTSSPPPATLTTAPPPPGPPATVSPPGPSATVYPPPGTPIPGWIEIGFATGTLAPGASTGPIHLRHHRHNWTAIDERDDRSWQQATGRWLDNTRITLDVDGVREFGDTYS; this comes from the coding sequence ATGCGTGCCCGTCGCGTCACCACCATCGCAGTCGCCGTCGCCGGGCTGCTCGGCGTCCTCGCCGTCGGCGTCGCCCACGCGGCAGACGAGCCGGCCCTGACCACCCCCGGCGCGCCGGTCGTGGTCGCCAACGAACCCCACCGGCTCACGCTGACCTGGACCCCGTCGACCTGGGCGGGCGAGCCGGCCGGTGACGCACCCATCGTCCACGAGGTACGCGCCAAACTCGGCCCGAACGTCTACCGCAGTCTCGGCACCACCACCGGCACCAGCATCACGCTGACCACCATCGCCCCCGGCAGCGACTACCAGCTCACCATCGGGGCGTACACGAACAACGGATACTCGTTCGACTCGCCCGCCACCCCGGTGCGAACCGCCTACGGGTTGGCGAAGGTCAGCTACCTCAACCTCGACTGGTCGCCGACCGACAACCAGATCCAGCACGCCGTCCAGGTCGTCAACACCGGAGCCGCGCCACTGGACCTGACCTCCGTGCGGGTGCGTTACCACGTGACCTTCGAGGGCGGGAACACCTCTCTGGTCGCCAACTGCGACTGGGCAGCGGTCGGCTGCGACACCGTGACCCGCACGATCCAGTTCTTCCCGCCGCCGCTACCTCCGGGCGGCCCGGGCGGCGGACCGACGAGTTCGCCACCGCCCGCCACGCTGACCACCGCGCCACCGCCGCCTGGCCCCCCGGCGACCGTCTCGCCGCCGGGGCCGTCGGCGACCGTCTACCCGCCGCCCGGCACGCCGATCCCCGGCTGGATCGAAATCGGGTTCGCCACCGGCACCCTCGCCCCCGGCGCCTCCACCGGCCCCATCCACCTCCGCCACCACCGGCACAACTGGACCGCGATCGACGAGCGCGACGACCGCAGCTGGCAGCAGGCCACCGGCCGGTGGCTCGACAACACCCGGATCACCCTCGACGTCGACGGCGTCCGCGAGTTCGGCGACACCTACTCCTGA
- a CDS encoding isoamylase, which yields MRRHRRRVTALLLSAVLTATGLAATTSPPAAASIDTHTLGARYDSAGSAITFRIRSAAATRMVVHLYATPTGAAERASHVLTRDAAGVFATTVSVASIRAAGITGTVYYGYRAWGPNWPYSSAWTKGSSAGFVADVDAAGNRFNPNKLLVDPYAREISHDPLRPGMTTETVYASGPAYRTIDSGPHAPKGIVLPATTASVGTKPARAFADDIVYEVHVRGLTMNDPGVPAAYRGTYRGAGMKAAYLASLGVTAVEFLPLQETLNDANDVDPTGTAGDNYWGYMTLNWFAPDRRYAADRSPGGPTREFQEMVRAFHDAGIKVLVDVVYNHTGEGGVYQAGGAQVYNLLSWRGLDNPTYYSLTADRQASWDNTGVGGNYNTYNPVAQDLIVDSLAYWKNTLGVDGFRHDLAAMLGNTCQHGCFSYSRTDPGTALNRITREMPPRPAAGGSGVDWIAEPWAIGAGTYQVGNMPAGWSEWNGRYRDTLRRDQNRMGYQAVTPGQLADRFAGSADLYGDDGRRPWNSVNFMVAHDGFTLRDLYACNAKNNAQPWPYGPSDGGTDDNASWDQGGVAADQRRAARNGHAFLMVSAGTPMVTGGDEVLRTTRCNNNPYNVDSSANWLGWSPSAEQATFRTFASRLASFRLAHPALRPRSFYSAADGNGNGMAQLAWFTPAGTAPDGGYWQNPDNHAIAWRIDGTEFGDPAAAIYAAYNGWSGDVNFVLPSPGAGRQWYRVTDTSNWAEGPDQVAQPGAETHLGGQGTNYLLRGRGLLLLIAR from the coding sequence ATGCGCCGACACCGCCGCAGGGTCACCGCCCTGCTTCTGTCCGCCGTCCTGACCGCCACCGGCCTGGCGGCCACGACCAGTCCCCCCGCCGCCGCCTCGATCGACACCCACACCCTCGGCGCCCGCTACGACAGCGCCGGCTCCGCCATCACCTTCCGGATCCGCTCCGCCGCCGCCACCCGGATGGTCGTGCACCTCTACGCCACCCCGACCGGCGCGGCGGAACGGGCCAGCCACGTCCTCACGAGGGACGCCGCCGGGGTGTTCGCCACCACCGTCAGCGTCGCCTCGATACGCGCGGCCGGCATCACCGGCACCGTCTACTACGGATACCGGGCCTGGGGGCCGAACTGGCCGTACAGCAGCGCCTGGACGAAGGGCTCATCGGCGGGCTTCGTCGCCGACGTCGACGCCGCCGGAAACCGCTTCAACCCCAACAAGCTGCTCGTCGACCCGTACGCCCGGGAGATCAGCCACGACCCGCTGCGCCCCGGCATGACCACCGAGACCGTCTACGCCTCCGGGCCGGCGTACCGCACGATCGACAGCGGGCCACACGCCCCGAAGGGCATCGTGCTGCCCGCCACCACCGCGTCGGTCGGCACGAAACCGGCCCGCGCCTTCGCCGACGACATCGTGTACGAGGTGCACGTCCGCGGGCTCACCATGAACGACCCGGGCGTGCCGGCCGCGTACCGGGGCACCTACCGCGGCGCGGGCATGAAGGCCGCCTACCTGGCGTCGCTGGGCGTGACGGCCGTGGAGTTCCTCCCCCTGCAGGAGACCCTGAACGACGCCAACGACGTCGACCCGACCGGCACGGCCGGGGACAACTACTGGGGCTACATGACGCTCAACTGGTTCGCCCCCGACCGCCGCTACGCCGCCGACCGCAGCCCCGGCGGGCCGACCCGGGAGTTCCAGGAGATGGTCCGCGCGTTCCACGACGCCGGGATCAAGGTGCTCGTCGACGTGGTCTACAACCACACCGGCGAGGGCGGGGTCTACCAGGCCGGCGGCGCGCAGGTCTACAACCTGCTGTCCTGGCGGGGCCTGGACAACCCCACCTACTACTCGCTGACCGCCGACCGGCAGGCGTCCTGGGACAACACGGGCGTCGGCGGCAACTACAACACCTACAATCCGGTGGCCCAGGACCTCATCGTCGACTCGCTGGCGTACTGGAAGAACACCCTCGGCGTCGACGGGTTCCGCCACGACCTGGCCGCCATGCTCGGCAACACCTGCCAGCACGGCTGCTTCTCCTACAGCCGCACCGACCCGGGGACCGCGCTGAACCGGATCACCCGGGAGATGCCGCCCCGCCCGGCCGCCGGTGGCTCGGGCGTCGACTGGATCGCCGAGCCGTGGGCCATCGGCGCCGGCACCTACCAGGTCGGCAACATGCCGGCCGGCTGGTCGGAGTGGAACGGGCGGTACCGGGACACGCTGCGCCGCGACCAGAACCGGATGGGCTACCAGGCGGTCACTCCCGGGCAGCTCGCCGACCGGTTCGCTGGCTCCGCCGACCTGTACGGCGACGACGGCCGCCGCCCGTGGAACTCGGTGAACTTCATGGTCGCCCACGACGGCTTCACGCTGCGCGACCTGTACGCCTGCAACGCCAAGAACAACGCCCAACCCTGGCCGTACGGCCCGTCCGACGGCGGCACCGACGACAACGCCTCCTGGGACCAGGGTGGGGTGGCCGCCGACCAGCGGCGCGCCGCCCGCAACGGGCACGCCTTCCTGATGGTGTCCGCCGGCACCCCGATGGTCACCGGCGGCGACGAGGTGCTGCGTACAACGCGGTGCAACAACAACCCGTACAACGTGGACTCGTCGGCGAACTGGCTCGGCTGGAGCCCCTCGGCCGAGCAGGCGACCTTCCGCACCTTCGCCTCCCGGCTGGCCTCGTTCCGCCTGGCCCACCCCGCGCTGCGACCGAGATCGTTCTACTCCGCGGCCGACGGCAACGGCAACGGGATGGCCCAGCTCGCCTGGTTCACTCCGGCCGGTACGGCACCCGACGGCGGGTACTGGCAGAACCCGGACAACCACGCGATCGCCTGGCGGATCGACGGCACCGAGTTCGGTGACCCGGCGGCGGCCATCTACGCCGCCTACAACGGCTGGTCCGGCGACGTGAACTTCGTCCTGCCGTCACCTGGGGCAGGCCGGCAGTGGTACCGGGTGACCGACACGTCGAACTGGGCGGAGGGGCCCGACCAGGTGGCGCAGCCGGGTGCCGAGACGCACCTCGGCGGCCAGGGCACCAACTACCTGCTGCGCGGGCGGGGACTGCTGCTGCTCATCGCCCGCTGA